DNA from Eucalyptus grandis isolate ANBG69807.140 chromosome 5, ASM1654582v1, whole genome shotgun sequence:
CTTACTAGCCATGTTCTAAACCCACGTCTTGTCATATTAGGCATAAACCATACAAGCCTAAGCCAAGTCACTTTGTTCCCCCATTTCCTCACTAGCTTCCAACTCTCCTTTATAGAGAAAGAGCCCCTAGATGATCCAGTAAATACCACACTGTCTATAGAGCCGAGTTTTGAGCGGTCAACCCACACAAAGCCATCTGAGTTTCAAGCGGATCATCGGACCTTCTGGAGGCCATCTCCATTCATTCTCCTCAATAACAGTTTCAACTGTGGCTTTATCACCTAAAGCTAAATCATAACCATTCTAAAGCACATGAAAATTTTTTCATGGACATGGAATGGaaggggaaaatgaaaatgcttagGATTGATCATATGAGTTTTATAGACAACTGCTGTTCGGTAAAAGATAgtgaattcaaatatgcatgaagaACTAAGCTCAATAAGGTGTTTGATAAGTTGTTTTTAGGAAAGAGCCACAGCATAGGTTTTCCAACTCCTTTTGATGGAATGGATTGGTTTTGTATCCCTCCTGCTTCATTTTTGGATGTCTCCAACTTTGGCAATTCTGCTGTTGGTGGTTTTGAACAGATGGAAGCAAAGTGGAGCTTGTAAACATTCATTCTCCCCAACGTGCAAGGTATGGaaggggaaaatgaaaatgcttagGATTGATCATATGAGTTTTATAGACAACTGCTGTTCGGTAAAAGATAgtgaattcaaatatgcatgaagaACTAAGCTCAATAAGGTGTTTGATAAGTTGTTTTTAGGAAAGAGCCACAGCATAGGTTTTCCAACTCCTTTTGATGGAATGGATTGGTTTTGTGTCCCTTCTGCTTCCTTTTATTGATTCTCCAACTTTGGCAATTCTTCTGTTGGTGGTTTTGAAAGGATGGAAGCGATGGAGCTTGTAAACATTCATTCTCCCCAACGTGCAAGGTATGGATGCACTTCCCTCGTGATGCTGTTGAGAAAGGCTTTCTGTGTAGTGTTGACAGGTTATGGGGAATAATAGTCCGACCTACCACTACCACCCCAAGCAGGCAGTCTGAGCTCTCAGTGAGTATCATGCCACAATGACTCGGTTGTGCACCAAAGTGTCAATGCTCAATTTAGAACATAATCCTTGTAGCTTGCCAGtggaacattttattttattttacttcatttttttaaattgtgcattattaaacaaacaaaacgACGGGACTATTTATCCTTGTAGTTTCCTCGCGGTAAGACTGTCAAGTGGGATGTTGGGTATTTTGTCTCTCTTTGTCGttacttttccaattttccGTTTTTATACACATTCCTATTTCTGATGGTTGGTTTCTGGACAGAATGCAGGGCTAATGCTAATTCTACGGGAGAGAATGATGTGAGAGACTTACGGCTTCAAATTCGAACCAAACTGTCAGATTCCCTATTTACTGGACAGAAACTAGAAGGAGTGGGGGGTGCTCACATTTCCGTTGCCTTGATCAATTCAAATACAGGGGATGTAGTTAGATCAGGCCTGGAATCCTCCATTAAGTTGGACGTCGTCGCGCTCGAAGTTGACTTCAACAATGTTGGGGAGAACTCGGGTACAACAATTCACCACGTCCAAACGCAATCcaggatcaatttctcccccGAAGCAAAATCAACTAAGAATTTCTTAACCCCCAGCAATGTACAGCcttacaaaatgcaaatataacgccgaaataataagtagacaaagcaaataacgacaccagtgatttaacgtggaaaacccgATGCGGGAAAAACCACGGACCGCCCAAAAACATCCACTAGTTACCAAGAATAGCAGGATACACAAAGTACtcttctctagtcacacactaaagtctcaacatcaacattacaatcatcttcttctcaccaCATAGGTAGACAAACAAGTTTGGAGCAAGAAAACCTTAACCGTAACTGGAGAAATTTGGAGACGGTTCTCAacgaacaaaaaccatcaactcgtagccctcggtctcacgaacaacatactgaaatttgagccgattccgacaatatttggccttcgaatcaaagccgcaaagttgcagcgctcttcttctcttctctttctcctttgtgcagtttttgttttctctctctctctcttcgtcaCTTTTCGGGCGCACACACCACGTACGACAacttccacttctttttgttcttttctttttctttttttttaatgctggctgggccccacatgaaggtggacccagccaacaaatctccccctccacCTCATGTGGGAAGATTCATCATGTCCGCTTTTCTTCTACAAGCATCAAGCTTCATCACGGGCAAGGCTTTGGTCATCATGTCGGACTTATTGTTGTCGGTATGAACTTTCTCAAGTAGGAAGAGCTTCTCTTCTAGCTTTTTCTCGGATCCAATGATACTTCACATCAACATGCTTCGATCTTGAATGAAATATCGGATTCTTGTTAAGATGGATGGCACTCATGCTATCGCAATATAGAACAAACTTCTCTTGCTTCAAGCCCAACTCTTGTAGGAATTTTTGCATCCACAAAAGTTCTTTACCTCCTTCGGTAATAGCAATATACTCCGCTTCAGTTGTAGACAAAGTGGTACATTTTTGTAATCTCGATTGCCATGAGACAGCTCCCcctgcaaagattattatcaaACCCGATGTGGATTTTCAGGAATCAACATCACCGGCATAGTCCGCATCCGAGAAGCCACTCAACTCAGGTTTTGCATTTCCATAGCACAAGCAAAGTGTAGAAGTGCCTCTAAGATATCTCAGAATCCATTTAACAGCAATCCAATGCTCCTTACCTGGATTAGAGAGAAATATACTCACAACACCAACTGCATGAGCAATATCCGGTCTTGTACAAACCATGGCGTACATCAAACTACCCACGGCCgatgcataaggaattttcatcatctcaaccttctctttctcacttgaagGACACTCATTACTACTCAACTTGAAATGGCCTGCAAGTGGAGTACTCACCGGTTTACATGTGCTcatgttgaatctttcaagCACCTTCTCAATATACTTCTCTTGAGATAACCACAGTTTATTATTCTTCCTATCACGAGTAATTCTCATGCTTAAGATTTGCTTAGCCGGGCCTAGGTCTTTCATTGCAAAAGCTTTACTCAACTCATCTTTCAAGCTCCTGATTTTCTTGGCATCATgcccaacaatcaacatatcatccacataaagtatgagaataagaaaatcattatctgaGAATCTTTTCATAAAGACACAAGAATCGGAGTTTGTCTTACCATATCCTTGTTCTTCCATGAATGACTCAAACTTCATATACCATTGCTTAGGcgcttgcttgagaccatataagCTTTTCCTCAATCTACAAATAAGATGCTCCTTGCtttcaacttcaaaaccctctggttgctccatatatatcTCCTCTCCTagatctccatgaagaaaagccgtctttacatcaagttgttcaatttctaGATTCAAACTGGCGGCCAACCCAAGAACAACTCGAATAGAAGACATTTTTACAACCGGtgaaaaaatctcttcaaagtttATACCATTCTTTTGACGAAAGCCCTTCACAACAAGTTTGGCATTGTATCGTGGTTGCAAACTATTTTATTCCGTCTTCAACTTGTACACCCACTTATTTTTTAGTGCTCTCTTACCCTGAGGCAACCTCACCAATTCAAATGTGTGGTTCTCATGTAAGGATTTAAGCtcctcttgcatggcttcatgcCACTCATTCTTTCGTTCACATGATATAGCATCTTCATAAGTTTCTGGTTCCCCTGCATCAGTGAGTAACACATACTCATGCGgtaaatatttttgagaaggcCTACGCTCTCTTTCAGATCTTCTAACTTGAGGTAGGATAGATTGCTCTTGCTCAACTATTTCACCTGTATCAGCTGAAGCATCAACATTATGTGAGGACTCACCATCTTCATGATTTCCATGCACTTCTCCCCCATAATTTCTATCAACATTAGAATGATTTTGGCTGAAACTAACTGAACGTTGAGCTGTATTCTTTGGTCTCTCCACCTTGTCAATGTCTTCAATAGTTTCATACTCACAAAACACTACATCTCGGCTTCTAATGACTTTCTTTGCAATTGGATCCCATAACCTGTAACCAAACTCTTCATGTCCATAACCTAAGAAGATAGACTGTTTAGACTTATCATCAAGCTTGGATCTTTCATCTCTTGGAACATGAACAAAAGCCCGACAACCGAACACTTTTAGATGGCTGTAGGAAACATCTTTGCCACTCCAAACTCTTTGTGGAACATCCCCCTTAAGAGGAACAGATGGAGATAGATTTATCAAGTCCACTGCTGTTCTCATCGCTTCACCCCAAAATGACTTAGGCAACTTCGCATGAGAAAGCATACACCGAATCCGATCATTAATTGTTCAGTTCATTCTCTCTGCCATTCCATTATGCTGTGGTGTTTTTGGAACAGTCTTCTCAAGCTTGATACCATAATCCCTGCAATAGTGTTCAAATGGGCCTCTATATTCACCACTGTTGTTAGCTCGAACACATTTAAGCTTTTTCCCggtttctctttccacattgacatgaaattgcttgAAAGCCGCAAGTACCTGATCTTTAGATTTCAAAGCAATAGCCCACACTTTTCTAGAAcagtcatcaataaatgtcacaAAGTATAATGCAACTCCAAGAGTTCTAGCGTTCATGCAACAAATATCAGTGTGAACTAAGTCAAGTACATCTGATTTCCTGTGTGGAGAGGAACTATGAAATGAGAATCTATGTTGCTTACCAGTCAGACAATGAGTGCATTCCTTTAGATTTTTCTCCTTTAAAGGTAAAAGGTTCTTTCTAGCAAGAGTTTCAAGTCCTTTCTTGCTAAGATGACCCAGCCTCATATGCcataaatcaatcaaggaatCCTCCACTGCATTTAcctcttctttaatcaagtcAGCTTGCATGGTATAGAGAGAGCCTGTCTTCTTACTTTTTGCCACTACCATGGAACCTTTAGTCAACTTCCATTTGCCATCAAAGAATGAATTACAATAACCATCATCATCTAAGGCACCCGTAGAGATCAAGTGAAGTCGAATATCCGGAACatgtctcacatttttcaaaaccaaattaCATCCGACGTTAGTTTCCAAATAAACATCTCCCATGCCAATAACCTTGGAAACATCATTATTTCCCATCCTTATGCAACCAAAGCCGCCGCCGCGATAAGAAGCAAAGTAATCACGCCGTgaggtgacatgaaaagaagccGCGGAATCAACAACCCACATAGAGTCTTGGCATGTAAAATTCACATGTCCGTCATCACATACAAACACAATATCGTCATCGGATGCAACCGCCGTTGtagcttgtttctcttctttcttttgatctcCATTTCTATCATGGAATCTATCTCTCTTTGGCAACCAACACTCTTTTGCATAATGTCCCATTTTGCCGCAATTATAACACTTGACACTCCTCCTCGGTCTCGATTTCGACCTTCCTCTTGACTTGCCTCGGGTATCAATTCTTTGAAACCTTCTTGATTGACTTCTCTCCCTGTTTTCTATAACAAGAGCATCCGATGTAGAAGCATAATTCaagccttttcttcttgtttcttcattgaacaaGCTTTCTTTAACCATACTCATAGAAAGCACACCAAAAGGAGCCGAGTTATTTAATGCCACAACCAAGGTGTCCCAACTATCAGGAAGAATACCAAGTAATAAGCATGACTGCAATTCATCACcaagatcaatctcaagatttgtcaattgatttacaacatcttgaaattcactcaAGTGTTCCGCCATGTTACTCCCCTCCTtgtatctcaaattcacaagtcGCTTAACTAaaagagctttattttgtggattttttctctcataaagatcttgtaatttcttccacaaagtGTTCGCCCTCGTTTCTTGAGCAACATGATGAAACACACTATCATCAATCCATTGTCGAATAAACCCAACTGTTTTCCGATTCATTCTCTCCCATTCTTTATCTTCCTTATCTCCTTTGGCTTCATCACCCTCAATAGGATCAAATAAGTGTTTGCAATATAACACATCTTCCATTCGAGGCTTCCAAATAGAATAATTCGAGGTATTTAACTTAAACATGGTGCTGCTGGTTTCTTCCATTTAACACTAAAATTCAAccgtgctctgataccacttgttggggAGAACTCGGCTACAACAATTCACCATATCCAAACGCAATCCAGGATCAATTTCTTCCCCGAAGCAAAATCAACTAAGAATTTCTTAACCCccagcaacaaccagcaatgtacagcctcacaaaatgcaaatataacgccgaaataataagtagacaaagcaaataacgacaccaaggatttaacgtggaaaacccgatgcgggaaaaatcacggaccgcccaaaaacatccactaatcaccaagaatagcaggatacacaaagtactcttctctagtcacacactAAAGTCTCaaaatcaacattacaatcatcttcttctcaccaCATAGGTAGACAAACAAGTTTGGAGCAAGAAAACCTTAACCGTAACTGGAGAATTTGGAGACGGTTCTCGACaaacaaaaaccatcaacttgTAGCTCtcggtctcacgaacaacatactgaaatttgagccgattccgACAATATTTGGCCTTCAAATCAAAGCCGCAAAGTTATAgcgctcttcttctcttctctttctcctttgtgcagtttttgttttctctctctcttcgtcaCTTTTCGGGTGCACACACCACGTACGACAacttccacttctttttgttcttttttttttttaatgctggctgggccccacatgaaggtggacccagccaacaaaCAAAGACGATGAGGATAACTGGACCCAATAAGAGTTTGAGAGCCACGTGGTTAAACGACGTGAAGGAAAGAGGCCGCTTTTGGCTGGAGATCTCGTAGTGAAGCTCAAGGAAGGTGTTGGGGAGATGGGAGAACTGATATTTACTGACAATTCCAGTTGGAATAGGAGTAAAAGATTCAGGATAGGGCTTAAGGTGGCAACGGGTTGTTGTGGGAACACACGAATCCGAGAAGCAAAAACAGACGCCTTCCAAGTCAAGGAACATAGAGGGCAAGGTAGGTCCTTCATAGTCTTTCTACAGTATATAAACCTTATCCTTTATGACTAAACATAAACATGATTTTGGACATCctgagtcttcaattttttaatttagagCTTCATTTCGTGTGGACCTTTACAACTCGAAAGAAAATTCTGATAAACAAGAAGCAATCGGTTTGATTGTTATTAGTAAATGTCGACACTTTAAATCAGTTTCAGGGAGAGATTGCAAGACTGTTAGAAGTTTTCTTCTACAAATTAATCTAATAGTGCCTGGGACCTTATTGTATATGTGCTCTTCATTTTACAGCATACATGAAACATCATCCACTCGCATCTGACGATGAGGTTTGGAGGTTGGAGAACATTGCCAAAGGTGGGATATCTCACCAAAATCTGAGTGATGCTGGAATATATAAAGTGGAAGACATTCTACTGCAACTGTTCACGGACCCCAAGAAACTGAGAGAGGTAAGCACTTAGTTAATGATTCCCAATTAGGGCTTGATTGACTGCCAAGAATGTAAGCCCTGTGTGTTCACTCATTATAGATTCTTGGAAAGAGCATAGCAGAGAAGAAGTGGTATAGCCTGATACGCCATGCAAAGACTTGCAAAACAAAGTGGAAACTTTACTTGGACTATCCTGATGGCGTGACGAAGCATGGTGTTGTATTCAACACTGATGGTCAACCAATCGGCCTAGTCAAAGACAGGGAATATTTTGCTACTCCTCGACTTTCTGCCCGAGAGAAGGTAAGTAACCAAGGTGTTCCCACTCAATTTTGTCAAGCCAGTTCACTCGCTTCACACCATCACGGGGAATTTGAATAATTTGGCCCATATTTTCTATGTAATCACTATTTTGATGTTTACTTGTAGCTGTGGCTTAGTATGTGTTAGAATTGATTAGAGATATGGAAACTTGAAACAAGGAGTTGGTCATCTAgaggcttttcttttcttttcttttcttttcttttctgatcATAAAAGTAAAATGAAGTTCCTGTggagagaataaaaagaaaatatagatgCTACGTTTAGATCATAATAGAGACCTTCTATTAATAGAGTGATTTTGGGGTTGCGCTCTTTGTGAAACAAAGTTGAGGTTAGTGACCTTGTAAATTTAAGTGGCCTTCTGCATTGAGTAAGTTGAAGACCACTTTCAGCAGTTAATTCGGTTTCGTCCATGAGAATCTGAGGCACTCATCAACAAATTGTAGTTTGAATGATTAACACATTCCCGTCACAACCATTACTTTCCAAGTTTATAACTATCGAGATCTTAATTACTTGCACAATACATATTGATGCGTGCTTTATTTCTTCACTGGTCCTTTCTCGATCAACTTTGCATCTTTACATTGAGAACCCTTGCCTTGATTGTACTCTGCATTACATGTTTTAAACACCTGACTTTAGGTGGTAGAGAAATGGGCAGATATTGGCATAAAGTGAATTGTGGTTCTTTCaatattgttcttctttctctgtGCTGCACTCACGTACTAATCTGAATACAAGTTCATCCATTGGAATGCAACTTTACTTGCCGAAAAAAGTAGTTGCTTGAAGCCAGAATGTTTACCTGTCAATAGTGGAGATAAATACCTCCATTAGTCCTGCTTGAGCAATGTACAAGTGTGTTTCTCCCAGGAACTTAGAGATGCAATCGTGAAAAAGGCCTTGGCTAACTGGAACGATGTGAGAGAGTTCAGTGGTGAGACGTTTTCTGATTCAATGCGGAACAATAGCTCAAGCTCATTTTCATCTCAAGTCTCTGGTGGACAAACTGAAAATCTCGACCATGTTCAACGTTATTTGGCTCCACCAGACTTTGCTGCTCCAGTTGGTCCGGTTGCTTCTCAGGCAAATGTGAGCTCCACTGCTGAAGGTACGTGCTCTATAAAACAAAACTGTCTCTCCCTTTAAGCACATACACAGATGTGGCCTGTGAAATTACAATGAAAATAGGACTTTCCACTTGATTGTTGAGCtttaatatataaaagcatTGTGTACCCGATCCTTACGATTTTGGGTTCCAAATCATATAGAGACGTTTGTTTGTCCAGCTGTGATTGTTGCAACATGAGCCTCATTCAATGCAATCTATCCATTTGGCCAAAATATGTATACATGTAatgtatgcatgtatgtgtTCTGTTGGAGCAATTGAAAAGCAACTAAAAAATTAGTTGGTAACATGTGTCTTTTTTGAGAGGGGgattgggggagggggagggtggATACTCGCAAACACCTTCAATTAGGTTATACTAAGTGGATATTGACCAGATATTGTTATCACTAGGTAGATATGAATAGATGTGATCACCCCGCAACGTGTTTAGATGTGCATTTTTATCAAATGGTGACTGGAATCATTTTAGAAAGGGCCTTGTCAATTGAAGCACGTAAAGATTACAAAGATCAGgggcaagaaaaattaaagagatgtGCAGcgtaagagaaaaaaaaaatagcagcACTTTCCATGATATTAGTAAAAGCTCATAACCAATCATTGCAAGAATTTTTGTAAGCTCGTAGACCAGTGCTTACGTCGGCCTATGTTTATGAACCACATTAATGTCTAAGTTCTTTCTCCAGGACTTAATGCAATGGCTTTGGCGTTGCCAGTTCAGCCACAAAATACCAATTCTGGAAACTCCATGAAGATTTCAGTTGATGAAAATTTTCGTCCTGCTGCATATCAGATCATGTCTGCAGACTGCTCAAATGTTCAGATTCCTCCAGGATATCATGGTAGTACTACTGCTGGATTGCCAACACGGCCCCATGGTATCGATTTACCAAATGCCATGAATGTTAGTAAAATATGtcttcgaaatgggttgaacaatgaaatcggatcgaataaaaacaactcggactttgaggcgtgatatcactttctttaaggatttatttgccccacaacgttgctaatggtcaccggcaaaaatcctccaggatacaacaaagtctcggatgagaataccaaatagcaattctagtatttctccggggtctctctaagaaacaatcgaaaaattggctgcagtttttcagaaagaagactcgaaaatgaccaccattttctttccgaaaatgacaagtatttatatgaaatagtcttgcaactcttcgtgaaaattgcgaacaaacacgtctttagaaaattgttcggataaacaaatgcgactcttcggaagaagtcgaaaaccgaacaattgcaatccttcggaaaaattaaaaccgaataagtaattttccaaaggttgtcttgaaaagacacaaataaaattcgaataattattattatttttaaatagaatttcgaattttcttttatatttcatttcgaaattctcaaattaaaaggcaacctttgaactaaaatataaaataaaataaaataaaaataaaaaaataaaaagcaagggattaatgctaattaaaccgcgggtgCGCAGGCGtgcaaagtgctaagtgcgccaaataatcgcgccaaaatcgcgcaattatccgcgcacccgcacgcgggtatggtgggtctagccccacctaatcactcctttaactacaaaaggaaatttctcattaataaactaatcctcctgctcccaccttttctatgtgtgacaaagtaaaaggcacttattttgttttaacaaacaaaattccaacaatcccccactttgtttgtaaaacaaaatttcaaaataaaatttttaaaaaaccatacagccaaagtttcggtaagattaatatacatacataaaggtctctttcgagttaaacctttacttagtgcaagtatatcaaatctctatcaaagtgacaagtagctcggctttaaacttgtacttttatgtaatagaaccggacataccacacatacactaacctcttgtttcagcgagaatttctatattactccgcactattatggccttgtgcttgatcctgtttcatgagctctctagaaagcaaccctcactttcgtaagaagcggcaccacttctaagctcatataggtgaagtatctaccatgtgtttcgttactatcaacacactacaaacttgtatcatacttcattaagaattcaattcagcctacaaaacgtaacagacaATACCGACTTCTCATATCGGGGCTATGtcggtatcaaacaatcacatttaATAACGTGCTCTTACCTATTAAAcattgtaactagtgatgttctagaaaaaaagtcgggttaccattattggtgatttcaattaaggAGTTTTAGtcccatttcttgtgaggtcagTATTACCATgtgtcttggtaaagccttcgtcaaaggatcaacaaaattattacttgacctcacatagacaattgttatggtaccatctttaatcaattgtctcacatattcatgttttagactaatgtgtctagacttaccattataggtgctactataggctcttgccaaagtggcacgACTATCACAGTGAATAGAGataggaggcataggactaggccataatttgatatccaacaacaaatttctaatccattcagcctctttcccagctgccgccaaagcaataaattcagattccattgttgagtgagttatacatgtctgtttcttgctcgcccaagatacaGTACCTCCAGctagtgtgaagatccatccagaagtggaacgctcatctcccacacttgtaatccaactagcatcggtgtatccttctaatacagtcggataattattgtagaacaatcctaaatttttagttctcttaagataaccaaaaattctagtaatagctctccaatgttacgtacttggattacttgtatacctactcaacttgcatacagaataagcaatatcgggtctagtacaatgcatcgcatacattaaagaccctatagcacttgcatattctagttgtgccactgctctaccagtattataatttaatttaatactagaatcaaatggagtacttatttctttaaaaccaagatgttgaaatttatttaataatttttcaacataattacattggcttaaagaataaccccaactatttttcttaactttaatacctaagatagtatctacttcacccaaatccttcattttaaacatggaagttagatacttcttagtttcattaactccggtcatattcgttccaaagataagcatatcatcaacatacaagcacactaagacaccatagt
Protein-coding regions in this window:
- the LOC104435824 gene encoding calmodulin-binding protein 60 F-like; the encoded protein is MGELIFTDNSSWNRSKRFRIGLKVATGCCGNTRIREAKTDAFQVKEHRGQAYMKHHPLASDDEVWRLENIAKGGISHQNLSDAGIYKVEDILLQLFTDPKKLREILGKSIAEKKWYSLIRHAKTCKTKWKLYLDYPDGVTKHGVVFNTDGQPIGLVKDREYFATPRLSAREKELRDAIVKKALANWNDVREFSGETFSDSMRNNSSSSFSSQVSGGQTENLDHVQRYLAPPDFAAPVGPVASQANVSSTAEGLNAMALALPVQPQNTNSGNSMKISVDENFRPAAYQIMSADCSNVQIPPGYHGSTTAGLPTRPHGIDLPNAMNRQVINSLSQMVYTGYDHVLPSEPSYALTSSFQSSRTLALPEGNHKTENIQSIDSDDNWLQWLADDPLFDNGYVRGTGRGVIGWLKIKAVFKWGYFIRKRGGRLVELDQPLIEVQACS